A portion of the Luxibacter massiliensis genome contains these proteins:
- a CDS encoding lantibiotic immunity ABC transporter MutE/EpiE family permease subunit codes for MGQIGAELLKYKRTFTAKLIIFIPAFFAVYAIATGMIINSNPTAAASGYTGTSWLSFLAMIYNWWPVLFLPLGMGIFAGLADSQERKAGRYRALCSHNISPFKIWVNKVAGMAVISFLSTVILIIIVIATGLFAAEGTMPLGKILAAGLLCWFTSLALIPFQLWTAAAGGILISIGVGFLGSTIGVLLAPTDFWFLCPWSHAARLMCPVVGVHPNGVLLDSGSALLNTGVIPLGIAASALFLAVLTTATGIWFGRREL; via the coding sequence ATGGGACAGATTGGAGCTGAACTGCTGAAATATAAGAGGACATTTACAGCAAAATTGATTATTTTTATTCCGGCCTTTTTCGCGGTCTATGCCATTGCAACGGGCATGATTATAAACAGTAATCCTACAGCAGCGGCCAGCGGATATACGGGAACAAGCTGGCTGTCCTTCCTAGCTATGATATATAATTGGTGGCCCGTGCTCTTCCTGCCCCTGGGCATGGGGATATTTGCCGGCCTGGCAGACTCACAGGAGAGAAAAGCGGGCAGATACCGGGCGTTGTGTTCACACAATATTTCCCCCTTTAAAATCTGGGTCAATAAAGTTGCAGGAATGGCTGTTATTTCCTTCTTGTCTACAGTAATATTGATTATCATCGTAATAGCTACTGGCCTTTTTGCGGCAGAAGGAACCATGCCCCTGGGAAAGATTTTGGCGGCAGGCCTGTTATGCTGGTTTACGTCACTGGCCCTGATACCATTTCAGCTGTGGACTGCAGCGGCGGGGGGGATCCTGATAAGTATAGGCGTGGGATTTCTGGGGTCCACTATAGGGGTTCTATTAGCGCCCACAGATTTTTGGTTTTTATGTCCCTGGAGCCATGCTGCCAGGCTTATGTGCCCTGTAGTCGGGGTACATCCAAACGGCGTGCTTCTTGATTCTGGAAGCGCTCTGTTAAATACAGGGGTTATCCCTTTGGGGATAGCGGCTTCGGCTTTATTTTTGGCTGTGCTGACCACCGCAACTGGAATATGGTTTGGCAGGAGGGAACTATGA